Genomic DNA from Desulfurellaceae bacterium:
CAGATTTTCAGCCGACACATCCCAGCTATGACTTTTTGCTCTTTGAGCGTTTGCCATGGCTCGATTGGTTTCTGACCGGCCGAGACTAGGCACGGTCGCTCGGTCCGGGCCGGTTCGGCCGGTGTCCGTCCGTCGGGCCTGCCTGGTGGACGCAGGGAATCGTGATGTCCTCGATCCATGAATTGAGATCAGGCTTCTCTGTGGCGGGGGTGGGTGGGGTGCTGGCCGTGGCCGGCGTGTTTGCCTTCAACCTGGGCTATATCGGGCTGTACTGGGCGTTTCTGCCCCTGTTGGGCCTCGGCGCCTTCCTGTTCATTGAGGTCGGTGAGGACTTTTTTCTGTCCCTCGTCTTGCTGGCCGCAGCCGGCACACTGGTGTACGCCGTCGGTCTGTTCGCCCTGCCGGTTCTTGTCCTGAGTGTCGGACTGATGGCTCCGTTCAGCCTGGTGCTACAGGGACGCGGCGTGAACACGATTCCGAGCACGGTCCGCGACGATGCCCATCCGGGCTGGCGCACGCTCGAGCTGGTATCTCTGTTGCTAATTACCCTGTTTGCCCGCTACGCGGTGTACCGATCTGGGGGCGGCCGGATTCCGCTCCAGATCGGCGAGTTCGGTCCTCTGGTTCTGTTTGTCTTGAGCGAACTCGCCGGATGGATGGTGTTCGCCCTGGGCTATGGCTGGCAGCACCGTTTGCGCTATGGCGTGCTGTACACGCCGGGGCTGGATTTTGCCTCAAGCCTGCCCTCGCTGCTAGTAACCGGCGTCTTTCTGGTCTCTCCCCATGTTGCCATCATGACCCTGGGCCTGAATACGGTTGGGGTGGCCGGCCTGTATCTGGCTTGCCTGCCGGTCGGGGCGGCGCATGTATTCATGCGCACGCTGACCCTGCGTCGGGCCGAGATCGCCCGACAAAACCTCCAGCTGCAAGAGATGACCCGGGAGTTGGTGCGCAACGAGCGGATGGCGGCGATTGGCCAGATTTCCTCAACCCTGTCGCACCAACTCTTGCAGAAAGTCGGCCTGCTGGGCCTCCAGTGCGACCTGCTGCAGGACAGTCTGCGCGACCCCCAGGTGTCGCCCACGCAGCGGTTGAGCGAGGTCGGCCAGCAAGCCGAGCAGCTTGACGAGGCCATCCGCGATCTCAACACCACCCTGTCCGACCTGTTGATTTTTTCACGCGAGGTGGCCGTGCAGCGCCAGTCGCATCGCATTGCCGAGCTGTTGCGGGAGGTAAGCCAGGAACTCCAGTCGGTAGCCGCAGCGCGTCAGGTTGAGCTCGTCTGCACCGGAGCTGAGCAGGACTGTGAGGTCTTCTTGGACCGCATTAAGCTGAAGCAGGCTGTCATCAACCTGGTCACCAACGCAATTGACGCCTCTCTACCGGGCGGTCGAGTAGAACTGGCCTTGAGCCGCGACGCAGACCGTGTGCGGGTCGCCATCCGCGACCAGGGGGAGGGGATTGCCGAAGCCAATCTGGAACACATCTTCTCGCCCTTTTTTTCGACCAAGGAGACCGGGTCCGGGCTGGGGCTGCCGTTTGCCCAAAAGATTGTCGAACTCCACCAGGGGACACTGCGCGCCGACAATAACGCCGAAGGAGGGGCGACCTTTGTGGTCGAGATGCCGCGCCGCAGGGTTGCGCAGACTAACTGATGGACGGCAGGTCAACAATGATGGGCGTTTGAGTAAGAAAAGGTCATCGTTCACTTTTGGTATGGGGGACAGGCGTGGAACTGGAGGGACGGGTTGCGCTGGTGACCGGGGCGGCCCGGCGGCTGGGACGGGAGATTGCCCTGGAGTTGGCTGCGGCTGGGGCGGATATCATTCTGCATGTGCATACCTCGTCCGCCCTGGAGTTGGCGGCCGCCATCCGCCGTCGTGGGCGGCGGGCGCTCATCCTCAGGGCGGATTTGAGTCGGGTGGCCGACGTCCAGCAGTTGAGCGAGCGAGCCCTGGAGTTTGACGGCCGGGTCGACGTGTTGGTGAATAATGCCGCCCTGTTTTACCCCACCCCCATTGCGAGCCTCAGCACCAAGCAGTGGCGCGCCTTTCTGAACACCAACCTGACTGCGGCCTTCTGCCTGGGGCTTTACCTGGGCCGGGCCATGCGTCGTCAGGGGGCGGGAAAAATCATTCAGCTGGGCGATTGGAGCGGACTGCGGCCGTCCCGGGACTATCTGGCCTACTGTGTCTCCAAAGGTGGCATCCACGCCCTGAGTGCGGCCCTGGCCAAGGCCTTGGCGCCCGAGGTGCAGGTCAATACGGTTGCGCCCGGCCCGGTCTTGCCCCCCGTCGCGTATACGGCTGCCGAGCTGGAGCGCCTGCGCCGTGACACGCCCCTGGGCCGGCTCGGCAGCCCGCGCGATGTGGTCCGGACGGTACGCTTTCTGATCGAGCAGGGAGATTTTATCTCGGGCGCGACGTACGTGCCCGACGGGGGGTGGCTGGTGAGTGGTCCGGACAAGGAATCGTGATGTCCTTCTCCATCAATTGAGATCACAATTCTCTTTTAGTGGCAGGGACACGGTCTCGTAAGAGTGCTCACACGGTGCCCCG
This window encodes:
- a CDS encoding SDR family oxidoreductase, whose protein sequence is MELEGRVALVTGAARRLGREIALELAAAGADIILHVHTSSALELAAAIRRRGRRALILRADLSRVADVQQLSERALEFDGRVDVLVNNAALFYPTPIASLSTKQWRAFLNTNLTAAFCLGLYLGRAMRRQGAGKIIQLGDWSGLRPSRDYLAYCVSKGGIHALSAALAKALAPEVQVNTVAPGPVLPPVAYTAAELERLRRDTPLGRLGSPRDVVRTVRFLIEQGDFISGATYVPDGGWLVSGPDKES
- a CDS encoding HAMP domain-containing histidine kinase, with the translated sequence MAGVGGVLAVAGVFAFNLGYIGLYWAFLPLLGLGAFLFIEVGEDFFLSLVLLAAAGTLVYAVGLFALPVLVLSVGLMAPFSLVLQGRGVNTIPSTVRDDAHPGWRTLELVSLLLITLFARYAVYRSGGGRIPLQIGEFGPLVLFVLSELAGWMVFALGYGWQHRLRYGVLYTPGLDFASSLPSLLVTGVFLVSPHVAIMTLGLNTVGVAGLYLACLPVGAAHVFMRTLTLRRAEIARQNLQLQEMTRELVRNERMAAIGQISSTLSHQLLQKVGLLGLQCDLLQDSLRDPQVSPTQRLSEVGQQAEQLDEAIRDLNTTLSDLLIFSREVAVQRQSHRIAELLREVSQELQSVAAARQVELVCTGAEQDCEVFLDRIKLKQAVINLVTNAIDASLPGGRVELALSRDADRVRVAIRDQGEGIAEANLEHIFSPFFSTKETGSGLGLPFAQKIVELHQGTLRADNNAEGGATFVVEMPRRRVAQTN